The DNA sequence AGGGCGTTGGCGCGTAGTGCAGGTTGGCGATGTCGCACACGCGCTTCGGATCCGGGTTGTTGAAGGTGGTCGGGCGCGTGGGGTCCAGCTTCTTCACGAGCGCGTTGGAGAGCTCGAAGCACGTGTTGAAGGTAGACTCGTTGGCGAGCGACCAGACGATGACGCTCGCGTGGGAATGCAAGTAGTCCACCATGGCCGCGGTGGGCGTCAGGACCGCGCGCAGGTCGCGCAGCGTCTCGTCGGGCGCCACCCAGCAGAAGGGGGCCTCGACCTCCAGGTACATCCCGATGCGATCGGCCGCCTCGACCAGCTCCTCGGTGGGCGGATAGTGGACGCAGCGAATGTAGTTGAGGTTGGCCTCCTTAAGCAGGCGCACGTCCTGCTCGGCGCGCCGGGCGGTGTCGGCCCGTCCGGTCAGCGGGTCCGTCTCGTGGCGGCAGGCTCCCGCCAGCTTGACCGGGCGCCCGTTGACGTAGAGTTGCGCGCCCCGCACCTCCACCGTGCGGAAGCCGACCTCTCGCTCGACGCGCTCGAGCAGTTTCCCGCGCTCCAGGAGCTCGATGGCGACGTGGTAGAGGGCGGGCTTCTCGGCGCTCCATGGCCGGATGCCGGCGGCCCGCAGCGCAACGGCGGCGCGGCTCTCGCCGGCCGTCAGCGCGCTCAGCCGCGCCTCGCCGCTCGCGCCGGGCACCGCCCGCCCGCCGGGCTCCAGCACCGCCACGCGCAGCGCTACGTCCTCGGCGCTCCCGCCGTCCAGGTCCAGCACGGCCTCGGCGCGAAGGAGCCCGTCGGCGCCGTTGCCATCGAGGCCGGCCTGGAGCCGCAGCGCCCCCACGTGCAGGCGCGGCAACGCGAACAGGTGGACGGAGCGGTCGATGCCGCCCAGGTTGTGGAAGGCGTAGCCGGAGGAGTCGGAGAGGCGCTCGGAGGGCGTGTCGACCGTCATCTCCAGGTCGATCCGGTTGGGCTCGCCCGGCCGGATCGCCGCCGTCACCTCCCACTCAACCGGCGTGAACAGGTTCTCGCTGCGACCCAGGTAGACGCCGTTGAGCCAGTAGCGCGTGCCGGCATGGATGGCGTCGAAGCGCAGGAAGACGCGCCGCCCCTTCCATGCGGCGGGAGGCTCGAACGAGCGGACCACGCTCACCGGCCGGTCCGGCGGGAGGTCGAAGCCCTGCTGAACCCACTGACCGGGCACTCGGAAGGGCTTCCACTCCGGCGCGTCCAGCGGGGCCGCGCGCGCCGTCTCGGGCGCGTCGGCGCGCAGGCGCCAGACGCCGTCGAGCGTGTGGCTCGCCTGGCGCAGGCCGGCCACGCGCCGCGGCATCGGCCGAAAGCGCGGGGGCTCGAAGCGCAGCGCCTCGGGGCCGAGCGCCGCCGTCGCGCGCGTGGCGCCGCGCCGCGCCTCCACCTCCACGCCGGCCTCGCGCGCGGCCCGCGCGAACACGGAGCGCTGGAAGCGGAAACCGCCGTCGGCGCCCGCGCGGGCCGTCGCCAGCGGCGCCGCCGAGCCCGCGGCGCGCAGCGTCACCTCGGCGCCCGGCGCCGGGTCCCACGCCAGGTCGAGCGCTCGGCCCTCCAGGTCGCCGAGCAGGCCGGCGAGCCCGTCCAGGCGCAGCACCTCCGGCGACGGCGCGTCGGCCCACAGCTCCACGGCGGAGACCACCACGTTCACCGGTCCCTCGAGGCGGCACGAGAGGACCAGGCGCCCGTCGCGCACGGTCTCCGGCGGGATCGCGAAGAGGAGGCGCTCCGAGCCGCCGCGCGGCAGGGGGTGTGGCGCGTGAAGGCGAGTGCCGCCGGCCCAGAGGCTCTGCACGCGCGCGTTGAACGCTTCGTTGGCATAGGTGACGGCCACCACGTAGCGACGCGCCGTCCGCAGCCCCTCGTAGGCGACCTCCACACTGCGCCAGTCCCACGCCACGGTGCGAGCCTTCTCGTCACCGGGCACCTCGGCGGGCGAGTAGGCGTGCGCATTGATGGTGCGCACGTGAGGCTGGCGACCGGGCGCGCCGCAGTCGTCGAACTCCTGCAGGTGGAACCCGGGCGGCATGGCGAGGAGCGCGTGGTCCATGTGGCTGTCTCCGGCGGCAGCTCCGCAGGCGGCGACGAGGAGCAGGCAGACGGCAAGCGATCGCATCGGTGACCTCCCCCGCGGGGCGGGCTCTCGCCGCGCGGCCTGGCCCTCATTCGGCTCGGCGGCCGGGCCCTCCTGCGGAGCGGGGCCGCGGGCCGGAGGTGTTGCCCGGCGACGCGTGGCCTCCCGTCGGCGCGCTCCTAGCCGCCGCAGAGCGCCCGGTAGGTGGCGATCACGCGCTTCACGTAGGCCTGCGTCTCGCGGTAGGGCGGCACGCCGCCGTACTTGCGCACCGCGCCCGCGCCGGCGTTGTAGGCGGCCATGGCGAGCTGGATCTGCCGCCAGGTGAGGGCGCCGTCCGGCGTGCCCTCCTCGCGGTAGATGTCCAGCTTCTGGCGCAGCAGGTTAACCGAGGTGCGTACGTTCTGGATCGGGTCGTAGGGGTTCTCCAGGCCGTTGGCGCGCGCCTCCTCTGGCATGATCTGGCCGAGGCCCATCGCGCCCTTGCTGGAGGTGGAGCGCGGCTTGAAGTCCGACTCCGCGATGATCAGCGCGACCACCAGCCGCGGGTCCACCCGGTGACGCTGCGCGAAGTAGAGCAAGCTCACCGTGATGGCGTCCACCTCCTCCATCGTCAGCCGGCGGTTGTGGTTGGCGATGAAGCCCGCGTAATGCGGGTAGATGGCCTGCGCCACCGGCGACAGATAGCGGCGCGCGAGCTCGGACACGGGGCCCTGGACGCCCTGCGTGGCCCGGGCGCGGTAGCCACGCGAGGCCAGGGGGGAGCGCTCCACCGCGCGGCGCTGGCGGGCGCGCGCCGCCGCCCTCTGCTCGTGCAGCACGGCATCGCGCTCACGCTGGGCCACCTCGCCCTCGTAGGCGGCGCCGAGCGCCTGCAGCGGCGCCACGTTGCCCACGCCGCTCTCCACCACGCGCGCCAGCACGCGAACGCTCGGCCGCGTGGTGGCGGTCAGCAGCGGGGAGTCGTTGGGCGGGGCATCCAGCAGCAGGTCCTTGCCGTCGGCGAGCGTGAGCAGGAAGGCGGCGCTGTGCTCGCGCTGAATGGAGCCGCTGACGATGCCCCGCAGCTCCAGCACGCGCCCCGCGTAGTCGGACGGGGCGCGCTCGACGGTGGCGTAGGTGAGACGGCGGTCGAATCCGACCGACCGGCGCAGCTTCAGGTACTCATCGACGGGCATCGCGCGAGCGGGCACGAGGGGAGCAAGGATCAGCAGACCCAGCAGGGCGGAGCGAATCGGGGTTCTCACGGGCGAGCCTCCGGAGATGGGGAACAGGGCGCGGCGCACCGGCCGCGCCCCGCGTCCCGCCCTACCGGCGCCGTTGCGCCGGCGGCGGTTCCTCGCGCACCGGCGGCGAGCACCGGCGCAACGGCGGCGGAGAGACCGGGATTCGAACCCGGGGTAGGAGCTTAACACCCCTACAACCGCTTAGCAGGCGGCCGCTTTCGACCTCTCAGCCATCTCTCCGAGACGCGAGCATTCTAACACAAGACATCGGCAGATCGCAAGCCCATCCTCAGGCGCGCGGGCGCGCGATGGGTCGCCCACCTCGCGCGACCGCGCGCACAAGGGATAGGCCGCCGCCGCGTCGAATCTGTGCCTCGCCACGCAGAGGCAACGGAGGATCGGATGACGACGGGACGAGACCGCCGCACGGCGGCCCGGGCGGCGGCGTGCGGGCTGGCGCTCGCGGCGACGCTGGCGCTCGGGGCGTGCGGACGCTCGGGGCAGAGCGGCGCCGGGGGGGCCTACAGCGTGCAGGGCGGCAACGTCCTCCGCTACGCGCTGCAGAGCCGCCCGACCACGCTGGACCCCGCGCTCGTGGAGGACGGCGACACCATCGACCTGCTCATGCAGGTGTTCGAGGGCCTGGTGCAGTGGGACGTGAGCAACCAGGTCGTCCCCAACCTCGCCGAGAAGTGGGACGTCAGCCCCGACGGCAAGGTCTACACCTTCCACCTCAACCCCAACGCGCGCTTCCAGAAGCCCCACGCGCGCCCCGTGACGGCCGACGACGTGGTCTACAGCATCACGCGATGCCTGCTCCCCGCCACCCGGTCGCCCACCGCGAAGACCTACCTCTACGACATCGTGGGCGCCGCGGACGTCTACGAGGGCCGCGCCACGGCGGTCTCCGGGCTCCAGGCGCTCGACCCGCACACCGTGCGGATCACCATCGACCGCCGCAAGCCCTACTTCCTCGGCAAGCTGACCTACCCGACCGCCTACGTGGTGTGCCGGGAGGCGGTCGAGAAGAACCGCGGCGCCATCGACGAGAAGGCGATGGTCGGCACCGGGCCCTTCGCCCTGGCCGAGTACCGCCTGGGCTACAGCGTGACCCTGGCGGCCAACCCGGACTACCACGGCGGCAAGCCGATCCTCTCCGGCATCGAGCGGCCGGTCCTTGCCGACTCCAATGCCCGCCAGACGCGCTTCGAGAGCGGCGGCACCGACATCACCGACGCGCAGCGCGCCGACCTGAGCCGCATCCGCCAGGACGCCACCCTCGGCAAGGAGCTGCGCGAGTTCGACCGCGCCAACATCTGGTACCTGGCGCTCAACCAGAAGGCCTTCGCCCCCTTCCGCGACCGCCGCGTTCGCCAGGCGATCGCCATGGCCATCGACAAGGACGCCCTCATCCGCCTGGCGCTCAGCGGCACCGCCGTTCGCGCCAACGGCATCATCCCGCCCGGGGTTCCGGGCTACGACCCCTCCTACCGGGGCCTGCCCACGGACCCGGCCAGGGCGCGCGCCCTGCTCGCCGCCGCCGGCTACCCCGGCGGCAAGGGCTTCCCGCGGCTGACGATCTCCTTTCGCCAGGGGTACAGGTACATCGAGGACTGCGTGGTGGCCATCCGCAGCGACCTCAAGCGCAGCCTGGGGATCGAGGTCGACATCCAGCAGGTCGAATGGGCGCAGTTCCTCACCCAGCGCAGCGACGGCACGATGCCCTGCTACTGCCTGCGCTGGTCGGCGGACTACCTGGACCCGCAGAACTTTCTCTCGCTGATGCTGCACTCGGGCTCGCCGGAGAACTCGATCGGCTACCACAGCCGCGAGTTCGACGGCCTGTGCGACCGGGCCGACGTGGAGCCGGACCCGGCCCGCCGCATCGCGCTCTACCGCCAGGCCGAGCGCGTCGCCGTGGAGGACGCGCCCTGGGTGTGCCTCTACCACCTCCACGATGTGGAGCTCCACAAGCCGTACGTCAAGGGGATCCGCGACTCGCTGATGGGCCACCTGCCGCACGTGACCACCAGCGTGGCGCGCCACTGAGAGGCGCCCGGCCGCCGACGGTCGGGGCGCCAGGAGGGACGGGCCGTTGGCCGACACGTGCCAGGAGACCGGGGCGCTCTGCCCCGAGCGAATAGGGCGCTTTCGACGGGAGTTCGAGGCCGACTCGCGGCACCGCGCGGCGCTCAACGCCGTGACGCGCACGCCGGTGCGCGGCGTCGCCATGAACCGCGAGGCGGTGGCGCGCCACAACCACACCTTTTCGCACGTGGTGAAGGCCGGCGAGGCCACCAGCCAGAACGCGAGCGGGCGCTGCTGGCTCTTCGCCGGGCTCAACGCGTTTCGAATGGCGACCGCCGAGAAGCTCAACCTGGAGAACTTCGAGTTCTCCCAGAACTACCTGATGTTCTGGGACAAGCTCGAGAAGAGCAACTACTTCCTCGAGAGCATCCTGAGCACGCTGGACGAGGAGGCCGACAGCCGTTTGATCGCCTGGCTCGTGCAGTCGCCCATCCAGGACGGCGGCCAGTGGGATATGTTCGTCAACCTCGTGCGCAAGTACGGCCTCGTACCCAAGCAGGCCATGCCGGAGACCGAGAGCAGCGGCAGCACGGGACAGATGAACGAGCGCATCACGGAGAAGCTGCGCGAGCACGCCGCGCGCCTGCGCCGCGACCACCGCGCAGGCGCGGCGGCCAACGAGCTGCGCGCGCGCAAGGAGGCCATGCTCGGCGAGGCCTACCGGATGCTCTGCATCCACCTGGGCGAGCCGCCGGAGCGCTTTGAGTGGCAGTGGCGCGACAAGGACAAGGAGTTCCACCGCGACGGCGTGCTGACGCCGCGCCAGTTCCTGGAGCGCTACGTGGAGTGCGACCTGACGTCGATGGCCTGCCTCATCCACTGCCCGCAGGAGAGCACGCCGCTCAACCGCGTCTACACCATCGATTATCTGGGCAACGTGGTCGGCGGGCAGATCATCCGCTACCTCAACGTGGAGCCGGAGACGATGAAGCGCGCGGCCATCGCCATGCTCAAGGACGGGCGTCCGGTGTGGTTTGGCTGCGACGTGGGCAAGGCGTTCGACCGCGACCTGGGGCTGATGGACGCGGACCTCTACGAGTACGGGGCCGTCTACGGCACGACCTTCGACATGACGAAGGCCGAGCGGCTGGACTACGGGGCGAGCCAGATGACCCACGCGATGGTGCTCACCGGCGTGGACCTCGATGAGGCGGGTCGCCCTCGCAAGTGGCGCGTGGAGAACTCGTGGGGCGACAAGGGAGGCGAGAAGGGCTTCATGGTGATGACGGACGCGTGGTTCGACCTCTACAACTACGAGGTCTCGGTGGACCGCAAGTACCTCTCGCCGGATCTGCTGGCGGCGCTGGATGGCGAGCCGGTCCACCTTCCCCCCTGGCACCCGATGGGCGCGCTGGCGCTCGCCTGACCTCCTTCGGGGCCCCGCCGCGGTCGGCGGGGTCCCGGCCGCATCGTGCTCTCCCCCTCGGACCCGGCCGCGCCCCGGTCCTCGTGCGCGCGTGGATCGGTCGCGTCGCGGCCTCGCGTGCCATGCCCCCACCTCACCGGCCCCGGCTGTAATCCTCACCGGCCCCGAAGGGCCGGTGCAACAAGGCCATCGGCCGCACGAGCGTTCAGGGGCAGGCGTTTCAATCCTCACCGGCCCCGAAGGGCCGGTGCAACGGGCGCATTGCCGATGAGGTCGGGCTCAGTCACGCGGTTTCAATCCTCACCGGCCCCGAAGGGCCGGTGCAACCCTCCGGCACGTCCTGCGCGACCTACGGCGCGGGCGGGGCGTTTCAATCCTCACCGGCCCCGAAGGGCCGGTGCAACTCGGGCATTCCCGCGCCGCCTGCTACGGAGCACGCAAGTTTCAATCCTCACCGGCCCCGAAGGGCCGGTGCAACCATGCCCCGCCAAGGAGAGGAGAGAGATGAGAGCAGTTTCAATCCTCACCGGCCCCGAAGGGCCGGTGCAACTGGGGGGGGAGGAGCCCGTACTCGGCGAGCCCCGAGCGTTTCAATCCTCACCGGCCCCGAAGGGCCGGTGCAACATGTCGGTGCCGACGCGCTCGGCGCGCGCCGGGTGGTTTCAATGCTCACCGGCCCCGAAGGGCCGGTGCAACGACTGAATCCACTGGCAGAGGCCATCCAGACACACGTTTCAATCCTCACCGGCCCCGAAGGGCCGGTGCAACCCTGTCGCGGCAGTACGCGCAGGTCCGGTTCCTGCGTTTCAATCCTCACCGGCCCCGAAGGGCCGGTGCACCCTTAAGGCGACGCTGCGCGCCCTGTTGGGCGCGGGCACGTTTCAATCCTCACCGGCCCCGAAGGGCCGGTGCAACGCGCCGGAACGTCGGGCCACTTGTCGCCGGAACCGACCGTTTCAATCCTCACCGGCCCCGAAGGGCCGGTGCAACCAACCTGCTGGGGGACTACTCGTTCGAGCTCGGGACGTTTCAATCCTCACCGGCCCCGAAGGGCCGGTGCAACCCCCTCCCCCCCTGTTACAGAATCCCCCCATGGTGCGTTTCAATCCTCACCGGCCCCGAAGGGCCGGTGCAACCTGACCGAGCTCCGCCCCGACGACCTGCTGGAGCAGGGTTTCAATCCTCACCGGCCCCGAAGGGCCGGTGCAACGGCGAGAACAGCCGGTGGAAGCTAGCGAACTTCGTGTTTCAATCCTCACCGGCCCCGAAGGGCCGGTGCAACACGCGGTTGAGGCGGCCATCACTGCGCGGGTAAGCGGTTTCAATCCTCACCGGCCCCGAAGGGCCGGTGCAACTGCTCGACTCGGTCGGCAGCGAGATGGTGTGGGGAAGTTTCAATCCTCACCGGCCCCGAAGGGCCGGTGCAACGCGATCGGGTCGATCGTGGTTGGAGAGGATTGAGGTGTTTCAATCCTCACCGGCCCCGAAGGGCCGGTGCACCCGGGAGCATGTGGGCGAGGTCCTGCCCGTCACGTCGCGGTTTCAATCCTCACCGGCCCCGAAGGGCCGGTGCACCTACCGTCCGCGCGACGTCGACAACGCGCGCGCCGCGGTGTTTCAATCCTCACCGGCCCCGAAGGGCCGGTGCAACATCCCGTCCTCGGTCCAGGCAGAGTTGCTGTAGGCGAGGTTTCAATCCTCACCGGCCCCGAAGGGCCGGTGCAACGACCCGTTGCCGGCTCGCTAGGAGCCACCGCCTGCCCCATGTTTCAATCCTCACCGGCCCCGAAGGGCCGGTGCAACGTGCCGTGCCCGGCGCTGCTGGCGTGGCGCGAGATTCTGTTTCAATCCTCACCGGCCCCGAAGGGCCGGTGCAACCGCCCGCAGGTTGCCCAAAGGATCGGATACCGCGCTCGTTTCAATCCTCACCGGCCCCGAAGGGCCGGTGCAACACGTGGGCGGGAGCGTCAGGCCGAACGGGTACAGGCGTTTCAATCCTCACCGGCCCCGAAGGGCCGGTGCAACCACCCTCTCACCTTTCGCGCGCGTAGAGATGGCCGCCGTTTCAATCCTCACCGGCCCCGAAGGGCCGGTGCAACTCACGCTGCGATTGCCGGCACGCCACGGCGATGCCCAGTTTCAATCCTCACCGGCCCCGAAGGGCCGGTGCAACGGCAGCGGGCCAGCGCCCACTCCCGGACCTGCAGGG is a window from the Chthonomonadales bacterium genome containing:
- a CDS encoding lytic transglycosylase domain-containing protein is translated as MRTPIRSALLGLLILAPLVPARAMPVDEYLKLRRSVGFDRRLTYATVERAPSDYAGRVLELRGIVSGSIQREHSAAFLLTLADGKDLLLDAPPNDSPLLTATTRPSVRVLARVVESGVGNVAPLQALGAAYEGEVAQRERDAVLHEQRAAARARQRRAVERSPLASRGYRARATQGVQGPVSELARRYLSPVAQAIYPHYAGFIANHNRRLTMEEVDAITVSLLYFAQRHRVDPRLVVALIIAESDFKPRSTSSKGAMGLGQIMPEEARANGLENPYDPIQNVRTSVNLLRQKLDIYREEGTPDGALTWRQIQLAMAAYNAGAGAVRKYGGVPPYRETQAYVKRVIATYRALCGG
- a CDS encoding peptide ABC transporter substrate-binding protein, which translates into the protein MTTGRDRRTAARAAACGLALAATLALGACGRSGQSGAGGAYSVQGGNVLRYALQSRPTTLDPALVEDGDTIDLLMQVFEGLVQWDVSNQVVPNLAEKWDVSPDGKVYTFHLNPNARFQKPHARPVTADDVVYSITRCLLPATRSPTAKTYLYDIVGAADVYEGRATAVSGLQALDPHTVRITIDRRKPYFLGKLTYPTAYVVCREAVEKNRGAIDEKAMVGTGPFALAEYRLGYSVTLAANPDYHGGKPILSGIERPVLADSNARQTRFESGGTDITDAQRADLSRIRQDATLGKELREFDRANIWYLALNQKAFAPFRDRRVRQAIAMAIDKDALIRLALSGTAVRANGIIPPGVPGYDPSYRGLPTDPARARALLAAAGYPGGKGFPRLTISFRQGYRYIEDCVVAIRSDLKRSLGIEVDIQQVEWAQFLTQRSDGTMPCYCLRWSADYLDPQNFLSLMLHSGSPENSIGYHSREFDGLCDRADVEPDPARRIALYRQAERVAVEDAPWVCLYHLHDVELHKPYVKGIRDSLMGHLPHVTTSVARH
- a CDS encoding C1 family peptidase; this encodes MADTCQETGALCPERIGRFRREFEADSRHRAALNAVTRTPVRGVAMNREAVARHNHTFSHVVKAGEATSQNASGRCWLFAGLNAFRMATAEKLNLENFEFSQNYLMFWDKLEKSNYFLESILSTLDEEADSRLIAWLVQSPIQDGGQWDMFVNLVRKYGLVPKQAMPETESSGSTGQMNERITEKLREHAARLRRDHRAGAAANELRARKEAMLGEAYRMLCIHLGEPPERFEWQWRDKDKEFHRDGVLTPRQFLERYVECDLTSMACLIHCPQESTPLNRVYTIDYLGNVVGGQIIRYLNVEPETMKRAAIAMLKDGRPVWFGCDVGKAFDRDLGLMDADLYEYGAVYGTTFDMTKAERLDYGASQMTHAMVLTGVDLDEAGRPRKWRVENSWGDKGGEKGFMVMTDAWFDLYNYEVSVDRKYLSPDLLAALDGEPVHLPPWHPMGALALA